A portion of the Tachysurus vachellii isolate PV-2020 chromosome 14, HZAU_Pvac_v1, whole genome shotgun sequence genome contains these proteins:
- the slc41a2a gene encoding solute carrier family 41 member 2 encodes MASESVCNMVLQILAPFLLAGFGTVMAGMLLDIVQHWDVFQNVTEIFILVPALLGMKGNLEMTLASRLSTVVNVGKINSSREMWKLIIGNLALKQVQATVLGLLAALAASVLGWLLEEKLTINYTALLCCSSVVTAFMASLLQGIIMVGVIIVSKRTGINPDNVAAPIAASFGDLITLGLLAIISQRLFYCIELYPYVIYVVCVIFLCLTPIWVTLSFCHSESHKLLYNGWEPIITAMVISSIGGLILDKTITDSNLGGAVVYAPVINGVGGNLAAIQSSRIATYLHFHCSLGSLPDDAKRFYCPFRTFYGKGYNNRTARVLLSLAIPGHMAFIFIIYLMQGANTSPTPTFIILYLIAALTQVFLLLCIADWMVHCLWKYGRDPDSFSIPYLTALGDLLGTGLLALCVFSLGN; translated from the exons ATGGCAAGTGAATCGGTCTGTAACATGGTGCTTCAGATCCTGGCGCCATTCCTCCTGGCAGGCTTTGGCACAGTGATGGCTGGCATGCTGCTGGACATCGTGCAG CATTGGGATGTGTTTCAGAACGTAACAGAAATCTTCATCCTGGTGCCAGCATTACTTGGCATGAAAGGCAACTTGGAGATGACACTGGCATCAAGACTCTCTACAGTG GTGAATGTTGGGAAAATTAATTCCTCAAGAGAGATGTGGAAACTGATCATTGGAAATCTTGCACTAAAGCAG gTTCAGGCTACAGTGCTGGGATTACTTGCTGCTTTAGCAGCCTCTGTACTTGGATGGCTTCTTGAGGAGAAACTGACCATAAACTATACAGCACTGTTATGCTGCAGTAGTGTAGTGACAGCCTTCATGGCTTCATTATTGCAAG GTATCATTATGGTGGGTGTGATTATTGTCTCAAAGAGGACAGGGATCAATCCAGACAACGTAGCAGCACCAATTGCGGCTAGTTTTGGTGACCTCATCACTTTGGGGTTGCTTGCCATCATAAGTCAAAGGCTTTTCTATTGCATTG agctttACCCCTATGTCATCTATGTAGTGTGTGTCATCTTTCTGTGCCTGACACCGATCTGGGTAACACTTTCATTTTGTCACTCTGAGAGCCACAAACTGTTGTATAATGGTTGGGAACCAATAATTACAGCCATGGTTATTAGCAG CATAGGTGGACTCATTCTGGACAAAACCATTACTGACTCAAACTTAGGAGGAGCAGTGGTTTATGCCCCTGTGATAAATG GTGTTGGAGGTAACCTGGCTGCCATCCAGTCAAGCCGAATAGCCACGTATCTTCATTTTCACTGCTCGCTGGGAAGCTTACCTGACGATGCTAAACGCTTTTACTGTCCATTCCGCACATTTTACggcaaag GATATAACAACAGAACAGCACGGGTGCTGCTTTCTCTAGCCATTCCAGGCCACATGgcctttatctttattatttatctaatgCAAGGGGCCAACACAAGCCCAACACCAACCTTCATCATCCTCTACTTGATTGCAGCTCTAACACAG GTATTTCTACTGTTGTGCATAGCAGACTGGATGGTTCATTGCTTGTGGAAGTATGGCCGAGACCCAGATAGCTTTTCAATTCCTTATTTAACAGCCTTGGGTGACCTACTGGGGACTGGCCTTTTagctctttgtgttttttctttgggTAATTAA